In the Pseudomonadota bacterium genome, one interval contains:
- a CDS encoding biopolymer transporter ExbD yields MKFRQHTQAAVELNLTPLIDVVFLLLIFFMVSTTFQTENQIKLQLPEASAEHAPEAARIEVSINAEGALSVNGQTLVNNRLETVRAALQTLAAGRRDVPLVIRADRGTPYQAVVTAMDAGSQLGLTRISLPTLRRDAP; encoded by the coding sequence ATGAAGTTTCGTCAACACACGCAGGCCGCGGTGGAGCTGAACCTCACACCGCTGATCGACGTGGTGTTTCTGTTGCTGATCTTCTTCATGGTGTCGACGACCTTTCAGACAGAAAATCAGATCAAATTGCAGCTGCCCGAAGCCAGTGCGGAGCACGCGCCCGAGGCTGCGCGCATCGAGGTCTCAATCAACGCCGAGGGTGCGTTGAGCGTCAACGGCCAGACCCTGGTGAACAACCGGCTCGAGACCGTGCGGGCCGCCTTGCAGACGCTCGCCGCCGGGCGGCGCGACGTGCCGCTGGTCATCCGCGCCGATCGAGGCACACCCTATCAGGCTGTCGTGACGGCAATGGACGCGGGCAGTCAGCTCGGCCTGACGCGCATTTCCCTGCCCACACTGCGACGCGACGCGCCCTGA
- a CDS encoding DNA internalization-related competence protein ComEC/Rec2 — translation MRSVLCAVVGGVAALRLPALPGDVGLLALAVCAVGLGVAERTRPVGVGLLVAVWVLVAVDQRLTTRLSHDGAVDVVCEAHVVGLPVQGVGRLGLVVDLRDCVGSAEPLPPVLRARVTWYRPVHTLLPGQRWRMPLRLRAPRGHRNFHGFDYETWLFQRGLDATGTLRANAALVQLGDQPVNVDRFRWRLRERLRSLTANLAHGGLVEALAFGSRDRIDANQQQLLSRSGTAHLVAISGLHIGMVASVGFALAAAVWRIAARAGTAPPVSSTLFAGCVGLLLAGGYAALAGFALPTVRALVMLAAAFTVTLSRRRLDGAACLGLAFFAVLLVRPLSLVDAGFWLSFLAVGVILTGLRARRHWPSWQGALWVNGAVGLLLTPVTVWVFGEVHWVSPVANVLLVPLFGLIVVPGVLFAVAVMPVSPTLASVTLGAVDWILSTCLHVLSSLLDALPSGLPTPVSAAALCALGCAAALALLPRSWPLSFCALAAAVLMAFTLPPARPPVGHLRVTVLDVGHGLALVLETATRTLVYDTGPRRGRFDAGAQVVTPAVRAGGHARVDQLVVSHADSDHAGGVVGLLARMPVARVLRPEDGSCRAGVHWTWDKVRFDVLHPGVADRGHENDRSCVLRATTAGGQSLLLLGDVERRGERALLQRGLDSATVMTVPHHGSTTSSSDALLDTVAPALAINSAARAGRFRLPHPRVVARYRARGIPLIGTAQHGAVRFTLPFTDPAAPRWESARADRRWLWHRRLNPARCHGAAC, via the coding sequence ATGCGAAGCGTTCTGTGTGCCGTGGTCGGGGGGGTCGCCGCCCTGCGCCTGCCTGCCCTGCCCGGCGATGTCGGCCTGCTCGCCCTCGCCGTGTGTGCGGTCGGCCTCGGCGTGGCCGAGCGCACCCGGCCGGTTGGCGTCGGGTTGCTGGTGGCGGTCTGGGTGCTGGTCGCCGTGGACCAACGGCTCACCACACGTCTGTCCCACGACGGCGCCGTGGACGTGGTCTGCGAGGCCCACGTGGTCGGCTTGCCGGTGCAGGGGGTGGGGCGGCTGGGGCTGGTGGTCGACCTCCGCGACTGCGTGGGTTCTGCAGAACCACTGCCGCCGGTGTTGCGCGCCCGTGTCACATGGTATCGACCGGTGCACACGCTCCTGCCCGGGCAACGCTGGCGGATGCCCCTGCGGCTGCGCGCGCCGCGTGGCCACCGGAACTTCCACGGCTTCGACTACGAAACCTGGCTGTTTCAGCGGGGGTTGGACGCCACGGGCACGCTGCGCGCCAACGCCGCGCTGGTGCAGCTCGGCGATCAGCCCGTGAACGTCGATCGATTCCGCTGGCGATTGCGGGAGCGGTTGCGATCGCTGACCGCGAACCTGGCGCACGGCGGCCTTGTCGAGGCGCTTGCTTTCGGCTCGCGCGACCGCATTGACGCAAACCAGCAGCAGCTGCTCTCTCGCTCGGGCACCGCGCACCTGGTGGCGATATCGGGCTTGCATATCGGCATGGTGGCCAGCGTGGGTTTCGCGCTCGCCGCGGCCGTGTGGCGCATAGCCGCCCGCGCGGGGACGGCACCACCGGTGTCGTCGACCCTCTTTGCCGGCTGCGTGGGGCTGCTGCTCGCCGGTGGCTACGCTGCGCTGGCCGGGTTTGCGCTGCCGACCGTGCGGGCGTTGGTGATGCTGGCTGCGGCCTTCACAGTAACGCTCAGCCGTCGGCGGCTGGACGGCGCGGCGTGTCTCGGGCTGGCCTTTTTTGCCGTGCTGTTGGTCAGGCCATTGTCGTTGGTCGACGCCGGGTTCTGGTTGTCGTTTCTCGCCGTCGGCGTGATCCTCACGGGCCTCCGTGCGCGTCGGCACTGGCCGAGCTGGCAGGGCGCGTTGTGGGTCAACGGCGCGGTCGGGTTGCTGCTCACACCGGTGACCGTGTGGGTGTTTGGCGAAGTGCACTGGGTCAGTCCGGTGGCCAACGTGCTGCTGGTGCCGCTGTTCGGTCTGATCGTGGTACCGGGCGTGCTGTTTGCCGTCGCCGTGATGCCGGTTTCGCCGACGCTTGCGTCCGTCACGCTGGGGGCCGTGGACTGGATCTTGAGCACCTGCCTGCACGTGCTCTCGTCTCTGCTCGACGCGCTGCCCAGTGGCTTGCCGACGCCGGTCTCGGCCGCGGCACTGTGCGCGCTCGGGTGTGCTGCGGCGCTCGCGTTGCTGCCGCGCAGCTGGCCGCTGTCTTTCTGCGCCCTGGCAGCTGCCGTGCTGATGGCGTTCACGCTGCCGCCGGCGCGGCCACCGGTGGGCCACCTACGGGTCACCGTGCTCGACGTCGGTCATGGCCTCGCGCTCGTGCTCGAGACGGCGACCCGCACCCTGGTGTACGACACCGGCCCCCGCCGGGGTCGCTTCGACGCGGGCGCCCAGGTGGTGACGCCCGCGGTGCGCGCCGGCGGGCACGCGCGCGTCGACCAGCTCGTGGTGTCCCATGCCGACAGCGACCACGCGGGCGGTGTGGTCGGACTGCTCGCTCGAATGCCGGTGGCTCGGGTGCTGCGGCCCGAGGACGGCAGCTGCCGCGCCGGGGTGCACTGGACGTGGGACAAGGTGCGGTTCGACGTGCTCCACCCGGGGGTCGCCGACCGCGGCCACGAGAACGACCGATCCTGTGTGCTGCGTGCGACCACTGCAGGGGGGCAATCGCTGTTGCTGCTGGGCGACGTCGAGCGTCGCGGTGAGCGGGCCCTGTTGCAGCGCGGTCTCGACTCGGCCACGGTCATGACCGTGCCGCACCACGGCAGCACGACGTCCTCGAGTGACGCCCTGCTCGACACCGTCGCGCCGGCGTTGGCGATCAATTCGGCCGCGCGGGCGGGGCGGTTTCGCTTGCCGCACCCGCGGGTTGTCGCGCGGTATCGGGCCCGTGGTATCCCGCTGATCGGCACGGCGCAGCACGGTGCGGTGCGCTTCACCTTGCCGTTCACAGACCCGGCCGCGCCGCGCTGGGAGAGCGCTCGCGCGGACCGTCGCTGGCTGTGGCACAGGCGTCTGAACCCCGCGCGCTGTCACGGGGCGGCCTGCTAG
- a CDS encoding arginyltransferase: protein MTTEPTAQSLGFFRTQEHACPYLADEQATNVLADPAWPMDTAAYAVLLANGFRRSGDHVYRPGCARCTRCIPVRIPVATFRPSRSQRRSLKLNADVECRVVKPSATDAYLALYKRYLDARHVGSDMASADKPQFLSFLGSSWCETVFVEMWVEGQLVGVAVTDQAGDALSAVYTFFDPLHARRAFGTLAILLQLRLASEHRFKWLYLGYAILSRQNMAYKTAFRPQQHFIDGVWREPRAP from the coding sequence ATGACGACTGAACCCACGGCCCAATCGCTCGGCTTCTTTCGAACGCAGGAACACGCCTGTCCCTACCTGGCGGACGAGCAGGCCACCAACGTCCTCGCCGACCCAGCGTGGCCGATGGACACGGCGGCCTACGCCGTGCTGCTGGCCAACGGTTTCCGCCGAAGTGGTGATCACGTGTACCGACCCGGCTGTGCCCGTTGCACGCGGTGCATCCCGGTGCGCATTCCGGTGGCCACCTTTCGGCCGTCGCGCAGCCAGCGCCGCAGCCTGAAGCTCAATGCGGACGTCGAGTGCCGCGTGGTGAAGCCGTCCGCGACCGACGCCTACCTCGCGCTCTACAAACGCTACCTGGACGCCCGGCATGTCGGCAGTGACATGGCCTCGGCCGACAAGCCACAGTTTCTGAGTTTCCTCGGCAGCAGCTGGTGCGAAACCGTGTTCGTCGAGATGTGGGTAGAGGGCCAACTGGTCGGCGTCGCCGTCACCGATCAGGCTGGCGATGCGCTGTCCGCTGTGTACACGTTTTTCGACCCACTGCACGCCCGGCGAGCGTTCGGCACACTGGCCATCCTGTTGCAACTTCGCCTCGCGAGTGAGCACCGGTTCAAGTGGCTCTACCTCGGCTACGCCATCCTCTCGCGCCAGAACATGGCCTACAAGACCGCGTTTCGCCCTCAACAACACTTCATCGACGGCGTTTGGCGCGAGCCCCGCGCACCCTGA
- a CDS encoding NUDIX domain-containing protein: protein MKWRELGRASLYRGFIELIRWRGQFERFDGSWSDPVERELMLRGEAVAVLPIDLRRDSVLLVEQFRAAAVHMPGGAWQVETLAGVVEDGESLEAVARREAREEAGLDLDELVPMVCYQPSPGACDETLHLFLAPTDLGRAGGVFGVAHEHEDIRTLIAPVEAVLSDLDAGRFHNSMTLIALHWLARQRQQGRFRAAQD, encoded by the coding sequence GTGAAGTGGCGGGAACTCGGCCGTGCGTCGCTGTACAGGGGCTTTATCGAGTTGATTCGTTGGCGCGGCCAGTTCGAACGTTTCGACGGCAGTTGGTCCGACCCGGTCGAGCGCGAACTCATGCTGCGGGGCGAGGCCGTGGCGGTCCTGCCGATCGACTTGCGGCGCGACTCGGTGCTGCTGGTGGAGCAGTTTCGCGCGGCCGCCGTGCACATGCCCGGCGGGGCGTGGCAGGTCGAGACCCTTGCCGGGGTGGTCGAGGACGGTGAGTCGCTCGAGGCGGTGGCCCGTCGCGAGGCGCGCGAGGAGGCCGGTCTGGACCTCGATGAACTCGTGCCGATGGTTTGCTACCAACCGAGCCCGGGGGCCTGCGATGAAACGCTGCACCTCTTTCTCGCACCGACCGACCTGGGTCGCGCCGGGGGCGTCTTCGGCGTAGCGCACGAGCACGAGGACATCCGGACCCTGATCGCGCCCGTCGAGGCCGTGTTGTCCGATCTCGACGCCGGGCGATTTCACAACAGCATGACGCTGATCGCGCTGCACTGGCTGGCCCGCCAGCGCCAGCAGGGGCGCTTCCGCGCGGCTCAGGACTGA
- a CDS encoding adenylate/guanylate cyclase domain-containing protein, translating into MYAHFTSYVGWHRYSANCALALAIAYITLLYLANGLLTLELSVNVSASSRESGTIEWLRGALATRDLVSTLTPAQAAWAFWPLQLLLIAFSVTLCITRKSSAFLACLAALFVVLVLYHGSGDLSLLRFGVFSVCALFLVSSAVQMAGAMFERHQLADAFEQFVPPEVARQVANDPGALQQPETVRELSVLFCDMKGFTGIAEQLTPSQLTGLLNRYFDVVTRVVIRHRGTIDKYMGDAVMAFWGAPVSSRDHASQAVQAARDIQVEMQTLARDFQLVQLPPIRVGIGVSTGESFVGHLGSDHRKAYTVIGDSVNVAQRLERATREFAVGVIVSEATAERDRATAFRELGTIRLKGRERALRVYQPVGRRDQLSQALKDELAQHEQAMALLRTRQWAAARPLVTQLAEISTETALYNTYLAQITDATRPPRPDPRDTASKPG; encoded by the coding sequence GTGTACGCCCATTTCACATCCTATGTAGGTTGGCACCGCTACAGCGCCAACTGTGCGTTGGCGCTCGCGATTGCCTACATCACCTTGCTCTACCTAGCGAACGGCCTGCTGACGCTCGAGCTCAGTGTTAACGTGTCGGCCAGCTCGCGCGAGAGCGGCACGATCGAATGGCTCAGGGGGGCACTGGCGACGCGTGACCTGGTGTCCACGCTGACGCCCGCCCAGGCGGCCTGGGCTTTCTGGCCATTGCAGCTGCTGCTGATCGCGTTCTCGGTGACGCTTTGCATCACGCGCAAAAGCAGCGCCTTTCTCGCGTGCCTCGCCGCGCTCTTTGTCGTGCTGGTGCTCTACCATGGCTCTGGCGACCTCTCGCTGCTGCGCTTCGGGGTGTTCTCGGTCTGCGCCTTGTTCCTCGTTTCGAGCGCCGTGCAGATGGCCGGAGCGATGTTCGAGCGGCACCAGCTCGCCGACGCCTTCGAGCAATTCGTGCCGCCGGAGGTGGCACGCCAGGTCGCGAACGATCCGGGTGCGCTGCAGCAACCCGAGACCGTGCGTGAGCTCTCGGTGCTGTTCTGCGACATGAAGGGCTTCACCGGCATCGCCGAACAACTGACACCGAGTCAGCTGACGGGCTTGCTGAACCGGTACTTTGACGTCGTCACGCGCGTGGTCATTCGCCACCGGGGCACGATCGACAAGTACATGGGCGACGCCGTCATGGCATTCTGGGGGGCGCCCGTGTCCAGCCGGGACCACGCCTCGCAGGCGGTGCAGGCCGCACGCGACATCCAGGTGGAGATGCAGACGCTGGCGCGCGATTTCCAGTTGGTGCAGTTACCGCCGATCCGCGTCGGCATCGGTGTCTCGACCGGCGAGTCCTTTGTCGGACACCTCGGCTCGGACCACCGCAAGGCCTACACGGTGATCGGTGACTCGGTTAACGTCGCGCAGCGACTCGAGCGCGCAACGCGCGAATTCGCCGTCGGGGTGATCGTGTCGGAAGCGACTGCCGAGCGTGACCGCGCCACGGCGTTTCGGGAACTGGGCACCATTCGGTTGAAAGGGCGCGAGCGTGCGCTTCGGGTGTACCAGCCCGTTGGGCGGCGCGATCAACTGAGCCAGGCGCTCAAGGACGAACTGGCCCAGCACGAACAGGCGATGGCGCTGTTGCGCACACGCCAGTGGGCGGCGGCGCGGCCGCTGGTTACCCAGCTCGCCGAGATCAGCACCGAGACCGCGCTCTACAACACCTACCTCGCGCAGATCACCGACGCGACCCGCCCACCCAGGCCCGACCCCCGGGACACGGCCTCGAAACCCGGTTGA
- the msbA gene encoding lipid A export permease/ATP-binding protein MsbA: MTHPGESPSGTQTYRRLLGYARVHWQRMAIAIVCMVGYGVTDATFAALMKPLLDGGFVSRTSVNPWMVPLAVLGLFLFRGATGFLSHYNLAWVGGRVTATLRAELFQKYLDLPSSHYDQTTGGEMISRLVYNIHMVSHAASQAVTVLIRDSVTIIALLGLMAWHSWRLTLAFLLIGPVLGVLIVWISKRFRRISHGIQDAMGELTHTTEEAIDGQRVVKIYGGQVHEMQRFSTANERAFRLTVKEAVTRAASTPVIHFLVAVALAVIMYVASVEGLSENLSVGEFMSFLTAMLLLFQPLRALSDLNNTIQKGIAAGESVFSLLDEPSEPDLGSTRFDGRFDVIAFEHLAFAYANTERSALVDADFRLQAGQTVALVGRSGSGKTTLAHLLARLYEPTGGAVRIDGVDIREYSLPSLRSHMAYVGQDIKLFNDTVAANIAYATDATREDIEAAARAANADAFIRELDQGYDTWVGDDGVLLSGGQRQRIAIARALLKQAPILILDEATSALDTESEHLVQAGLETLMQNCTTLVIAHRLSTIERADAIVVLDQGRVVEQGDHVSLLARQGHYARLHTAP; this comes from the coding sequence ATGACGCACCCGGGCGAATCGCCGAGTGGCACGCAGACCTACCGGCGCCTGCTGGGCTATGCCAGGGTGCACTGGCAACGCATGGCCATCGCGATCGTCTGCATGGTCGGCTACGGCGTGACCGACGCCACCTTCGCCGCGTTGATGAAACCGCTGCTCGACGGCGGTTTCGTTTCGCGCACCAGTGTCAACCCGTGGATGGTGCCGCTCGCGGTGCTCGGTCTGTTCCTGTTTCGCGGTGCGACGGGCTTCCTCTCGCACTACAACCTCGCGTGGGTGGGTGGTCGGGTGACCGCGACCTTGCGCGCCGAATTGTTCCAGAAGTACCTCGACCTGCCGAGCAGCCACTACGACCAGACAACCGGCGGCGAGATGATCTCCCGGCTCGTTTACAACATCCACATGGTCTCCCACGCCGCCAGCCAGGCCGTGACCGTGCTGATCCGCGACAGCGTCACCATCATCGCCTTGCTGGGGCTCATGGCCTGGCACTCCTGGCGGCTGACGCTGGCGTTTCTGCTGATCGGTCCGGTGTTGGGTGTGCTGATCGTGTGGATCAGCAAGCGCTTTCGGCGCATCAGCCACGGCATACAGGACGCGATGGGTGAGCTTACCCACACCACCGAAGAGGCAATCGACGGGCAGCGCGTGGTCAAGATATACGGCGGGCAGGTGCACGAGATGCAGCGCTTCTCCACCGCCAACGAGCGGGCCTTTCGGCTCACGGTCAAGGAGGCGGTGACGCGCGCCGCGAGCACGCCGGTCATCCATTTCCTGGTTGCCGTTGCCCTCGCGGTGATCATGTACGTCGCGAGCGTGGAGGGTTTGAGCGAGAACCTCAGCGTCGGCGAGTTCATGTCCTTCCTGACCGCCATGCTGTTGTTGTTCCAACCGCTCCGGGCCCTGTCGGACCTGAACAACACCATCCAGAAAGGCATCGCGGCTGGCGAGAGCGTGTTCAGCTTGCTCGACGAGCCGAGCGAACCGGATCTGGGCAGCACGCGCTTTGACGGCCGCTTCGACGTGATTGCCTTCGAACACCTCGCCTTTGCCTACGCCAACACCGAGCGTTCCGCGCTCGTCGACGCCGACTTCCGCTTGCAGGCCGGCCAGACAGTGGCGCTGGTCGGGCGCTCGGGCAGCGGCAAGACCACGCTCGCGCACCTGCTGGCTCGGCTGTACGAGCCGACCGGTGGCGCCGTTCGCATCGACGGTGTCGACATTCGCGAGTACAGCCTGCCGTCGCTGCGCTCGCACATGGCCTACGTCGGTCAGGACATCAAACTGTTCAACGACACGGTGGCGGCGAACATCGCCTACGCGACTGACGCCACGCGCGAGGACATCGAGGCCGCGGCGCGTGCCGCCAACGCCGACGCCTTCATCCGCGAGCTCGACCAGGGCTATGACACCTGGGTCGGTGACGACGGGGTGCTGCTCTCGGGCGGGCAGCGGCAACGCATTGCGATTGCGCGTGCGCTGCTCAAACAGGCGCCGATCCTGATCCTCGACGAAGCAACCTCGGCGCTCGACACCGAGTCAGAGCACCTGGTGCAGGCCGGTCTGGAAACGCTCATGCAGAACTGCACCACGCTGGTGATTGCGCACCGGCTGAGCACGATCGAGCGGGCAGACGCCATTGTCGTACTCGACCAGGGACGGGTTGTGGAGCAGGGCGACCATGTCAGCCTGCTGGCACGGCAGGGACACTACGCCCGGCTGCACACGGCGCCGTGA
- a CDS encoding MotA/TolQ/ExbB proton channel family protein gives MLEILLSGGWLMLPILICSVVALAIIGERFHALSARRVISEDARKLARRCALQPHISAEQLQTLRADSPLGRVLAAGLANRGVPRDVLREAIEEAGRHEVHGLNRFLNALGTIAAITPLLGLLGTVVGMISVFATITSVGVGSPNALAGGISQALMTTAAGLFVAIPALVFSRYFHRRVDDLVVTMEKEALQLVHTLLDPDTRKAGRTVRAEATGRRRVAPSNAGQ, from the coding sequence GTGCTCGAAATACTCTTGTCAGGTGGCTGGTTGATGCTGCCAATTCTGATCTGCTCGGTCGTGGCGCTCGCCATCATCGGCGAGCGTTTCCACGCCCTCAGTGCCCGACGCGTGATCTCCGAGGACGCGCGCAAGCTCGCGCGCCGCTGCGCCTTGCAACCGCACATCAGTGCCGAGCAACTCCAGACACTGCGCGCCGATTCGCCACTCGGGCGGGTACTGGCCGCAGGCCTGGCCAACCGGGGCGTGCCCCGCGACGTGTTGCGAGAAGCCATCGAAGAGGCGGGACGACACGAGGTGCACGGCCTGAATCGGTTTCTCAACGCACTCGGCACGATCGCGGCGATCACGCCGCTGCTCGGCCTGCTTGGCACGGTCGTCGGCATGATCTCGGTCTTCGCGACCATCACCTCCGTCGGGGTTGGCAGTCCCAATGCGCTCGCCGGTGGCATCTCGCAGGCGCTCATGACCACCGCGGCTGGCCTCTTCGTCGCCATTCCGGCGCTGGTGTTCAGCCGCTACTTCCACCGGCGCGTTGACGATCTCGTGGTGACGATGGAGAAAGAGGCCTTGCAGTTGGTGCACACGCTGCTTGACCCCGACACCCGCAAGGCCGGCCGCACGGTGCGCGCCGAGGCGACCGGTCGCCGCCGCGTCGCACCGTCGAACGCGGGCCAATGA
- the kdsB gene encoding 3-deoxy-manno-octulosonate cytidylyltransferase: MPDTATTRYSVVIPARYGSTRLPGKALADIGGRPLIEWVWRSAVRSRADEVVIATDDSRIQSACAGFGADVCMTRSDHASGTERVAEVVRQRDWPSDHIVVNLQGDEPDTAAENLDAVAQCLAASPLAVMSTLSVPLDDAEWYHDPNCVKVVADTSGYALYFSRAPIPGQPGAAAGAVPNGAARHLGIYAFRAAFLARFSELSVSPLEQVESLEQLRVLWHGERIAVATAPRVPGPGVDTPRDLERARRVLAPPADE; encoded by the coding sequence GTGCCTGACACGGCGACGACCCGCTACAGTGTGGTGATACCGGCGCGATACGGTTCCACGCGGCTGCCGGGCAAAGCCTTGGCGGACATCGGTGGACGCCCCCTGATCGAATGGGTCTGGCGTTCGGCGGTGCGGAGCCGTGCCGACGAGGTGGTGATTGCAACCGACGACTCGCGCATCCAGAGCGCCTGTGCAGGGTTCGGGGCCGATGTCTGCATGACCCGATCGGACCACGCCAGCGGCACTGAACGCGTGGCCGAGGTCGTCCGGCAACGCGACTGGCCGAGCGACCACATTGTCGTCAACCTGCAGGGAGACGAACCGGACACCGCGGCGGAGAACCTCGACGCGGTTGCGCAGTGCCTTGCGGCCAGCCCCCTCGCGGTGATGTCGACCCTGAGTGTGCCGCTCGATGACGCGGAGTGGTACCACGATCCCAATTGTGTGAAGGTCGTCGCTGACACATCCGGTTACGCCTTGTATTTCAGTCGTGCGCCTATCCCCGGGCAGCCCGGTGCAGCCGCAGGTGCTGTCCCGAACGGCGCCGCACGTCACCTCGGCATCTACGCCTTTCGAGCTGCGTTCCTGGCGCGCTTCTCCGAACTCAGCGTCTCGCCTCTCGAGCAGGTGGAATCCCTCGAGCAACTGCGCGTGCTCTGGCACGGTGAGCGGATCGCGGTGGCAACGGCGCCGCGTGTGCCGGGTCCCGGCGTCGACACGCCGCGCGACCTCGAACGTGCGCGGCGTGTACTGGCGCCGCCCGCGGACGAATGA
- the lpxK gene encoding tetraacyldisaccharide 4'-kinase, with amino-acid sequence MRAPAHWASRGVPGLLLLPLSWLFGGLASLRRLAYRFGLLRSGHPGVPVIVVGNISAGGSGKTPLVIAVVKLLRSHGLRPGVVSRGYASTAASVELVDAHSDPARVGDEPVLIAQRAACPVAVAARRLAAAEVLAARDDVDLIVTDDGLQHYALQRDIEIAVVDARTGLGNRWLMPAGPLREPPWRLDTVDHVVHSGDAAGYDVLVSGVHRVDGNAEVRSLGAFSESPVHAVAGIAHPEKFFDTLRSLGWVFEPHPFADHHRFVPSDLQFDDDLEIVMTEKDAVKCKAFAGPNAWAVRIEAVLARGWSDALLRHATELVAHYRGLERA; translated from the coding sequence GTGAGGGCCCCGGCACACTGGGCGAGCCGTGGGGTGCCAGGCCTGCTGTTGTTGCCGTTGTCCTGGCTGTTCGGCGGGCTGGCTTCACTGCGACGGCTGGCGTACCGGTTTGGCCTGTTGCGGTCCGGACACCCCGGTGTGCCGGTGATCGTGGTCGGTAACATCTCCGCCGGTGGCAGCGGCAAGACGCCACTCGTGATTGCGGTGGTCAAGTTGCTTCGATCGCATGGCCTGCGCCCGGGTGTGGTGTCGCGCGGCTACGCTTCGACGGCGGCGTCGGTTGAGCTGGTCGATGCGCACAGCGATCCCGCGCGCGTTGGCGATGAGCCCGTGTTGATTGCCCAGCGGGCCGCGTGTCCCGTGGCGGTTGCCGCGCGTCGCTTGGCGGCGGCGGAAGTGCTGGCAGCGCGTGACGACGTCGACCTCATTGTCACCGACGATGGCCTGCAACACTACGCGCTGCAACGCGACATCGAGATTGCCGTGGTTGACGCGCGCACGGGACTCGGCAATCGCTGGTTGATGCCCGCCGGCCCCTTGCGGGAGCCGCCGTGGCGCCTCGACACGGTCGATCACGTCGTCCACAGCGGGGATGCGGCGGGTTACGATGTGTTGGTCAGCGGCGTCCACCGGGTCGACGGCAACGCCGAGGTGCGCAGCCTCGGGGCGTTCAGCGAGTCGCCGGTGCACGCGGTCGCCGGGATTGCGCACCCGGAGAAGTTTTTCGACACCCTGCGCTCGCTCGGCTGGGTGTTCGAGCCACACCCGTTCGCCGACCACCACCGGTTCGTGCCGTCGGACCTGCAGTTTGACGATGACCTGGAGATCGTGATGACCGAAAAGGACGCTGTGAAATGCAAGGCCTTTGCGGGACCGAACGCGTGGGCGGTGCGTATCGAGGCCGTGCTGGCGCGTGGCTGGTCCGACGCCCTGTTGCGGCACGCGACCGAACTCGTTGCCCACTACCGGGGACTCGAACGTGCCTGA
- a CDS encoding DUF2062 domain-containing protein — translation MKKWLCRGALSPTAFANRRALTVLRPWLLDPCLYCINRRSVAGAVAVGLALMWLPLPVQTLLASAFAIQLRVNLPLSASLVWITNPLTIPPMYYAAYCVGASLTGIRMEPTERWTDMLWQVDTVWVPMMVGCAALAAVCAGLGYVGTHVVWRARILRRLAARRARARRAHARRRASARSGALGVH, via the coding sequence ATGAAGAAATGGCTGTGCAGGGGCGCCTTGTCGCCCACCGCATTTGCCAACCGTCGCGCGCTGACGGTGCTGCGTCCGTGGTTGCTCGACCCGTGTCTCTACTGCATCAACCGGCGGTCCGTGGCCGGCGCGGTCGCGGTCGGCCTCGCCTTGATGTGGTTGCCGCTGCCGGTGCAAACCCTGCTCGCGAGCGCGTTCGCCATTCAGCTGCGGGTCAACCTGCCGCTCAGCGCCAGCCTGGTGTGGATCACCAACCCGTTGACCATTCCGCCGATGTACTACGCAGCGTACTGTGTCGGTGCGAGCCTGACCGGCATTCGCATGGAGCCGACCGAGCGCTGGACGGACATGCTCTGGCAGGTGGACACGGTCTGGGTGCCGATGATGGTCGGGTGCGCCGCGCTGGCTGCGGTGTGTGCAGGCCTGGGCTACGTCGGCACCCACGTCGTCTGGCGCGCGCGGATCCTGCGGCGCCTCGCAGCCCGGCGTGCACGCGCACGACGCGCACACGCGCGGCGACGGGCCAGCGCACGGTCAGGCGCGCTCGGCGTCCACTGA